From Pseudomonas sp. CCI4.2, one genomic window encodes:
- a CDS encoding S-methyl-5'-thioinosine phosphorylase produces the protein MTVYAIIGGTGLTQLEGLNIRQSLPMNTPYGLPSGEIQVGDYAGREVLFLARHGHPHRFPPHQVNYRANLWALKQAGAQAILAVNAVGGIHPAMGTGHFCVPHQLIDYTSGREHTYFADDLEHVTHIDFSYPYSEELRARLIAALAAEGCDYSDQGVYACTQGPRLETVAEIVRLERDGCDIVGMTGMPEAALAREIDLAYACLALVVNPAAGKSSAVITMAEIEQALHDGMGKVKATLARVLAAD, from the coding sequence ATGACTGTTTACGCGATTATCGGCGGTACCGGCCTGACCCAGCTGGAAGGACTTAACATCCGTCAGTCTTTGCCCATGAACACGCCTTACGGCCTGCCTTCTGGCGAGATTCAGGTTGGTGACTACGCCGGGCGCGAAGTATTGTTTCTCGCGCGCCACGGGCATCCCCATCGCTTCCCCCCGCATCAAGTGAACTACCGCGCCAATCTCTGGGCCTTGAAACAGGCCGGAGCGCAGGCGATTTTGGCGGTCAATGCGGTCGGCGGAATTCACCCGGCGATGGGCACCGGTCACTTTTGCGTACCCCACCAGTTGATTGATTACACCAGCGGCCGTGAACACACGTACTTCGCCGATGACTTGGAGCACGTGACCCACATCGATTTCAGCTACCCCTACAGCGAAGAGCTGCGCGCCCGGCTGATCGCTGCGCTGGCTGCTGAAGGCTGTGATTACAGCGATCAAGGCGTGTATGCCTGCACCCAGGGCCCGCGCTTGGAAACCGTGGCGGAGATTGTTCGTCTGGAGCGCGACGGGTGCGATATCGTCGGCATGACCGGTATGCCCGAGGCTGCATTGGCTCGTGAGATCGACCTGGCTTACGCGTGTTTGGCGTTGGTGGTTAACCCTGCTGCGGGAAAATCTTCGGCGGTGATTACCATGGCGGAAATCGAACAGGCATTACACGACGGAATGGGCAAGGTTAAAGCGACATTGGCCCGAGTGTTGGCGGCTGATTGA
- the nagZ gene encoding beta-N-acetylhexosaminidase, translating to MQGSLMVDVAGTWLTAEDRQLLRQPEVGGLIIFARNIEHPRQVRELSAAIRAVRPDVLIAVDQEGGRVQRLRQGFVRLPAMRAIADNPNAEALAEHCGWLMATEVLAVGLDLSFAPVLDLDYQRSAVVGSRSFDGDPERVALLAGAFIRGMNAAGMAATGKHFPGHGWAEADSHVAIPTDERSLDEIRANDLVPFARLSKQLAAVMPAHVIYPQVDSQPAGFSRLWLQDILRGELKFDGVIFSDDLSMAGAHVVGDAASRIEAALSAGCDMGLVCNDRVAAELALSAVQRMKVTPSLRIARMRGQAYATTEYRQHPRWLAALEALRAAQLID from the coding sequence CTGCAAGGCTCGTTGATGGTCGATGTCGCCGGTACGTGGCTGACCGCTGAAGATCGTCAGCTACTGCGTCAGCCCGAAGTGGGTGGTTTGATCATTTTTGCCCGCAACATCGAGCATCCTCGTCAAGTTCGGGAGCTGAGCGCGGCGATCCGAGCCGTTCGACCGGACGTGCTGATCGCGGTGGATCAAGAAGGCGGGCGCGTGCAGCGTTTGCGTCAGGGCTTTGTCCGCTTGCCAGCGATGCGGGCGATTGCCGACAACCCGAATGCAGAAGCACTGGCCGAGCATTGCGGATGGTTGATGGCGACTGAAGTCCTGGCGGTGGGGCTGGACCTGAGTTTTGCGCCGGTTCTGGACTTGGATTATCAGCGCAGTGCGGTCGTGGGCAGCCGCTCGTTCGACGGTGATCCCGAGCGCGTAGCCTTGCTGGCGGGGGCGTTTATTCGAGGGATGAACGCCGCTGGCATGGCCGCCACCGGTAAACACTTCCCTGGCCACGGTTGGGCTGAGGCCGATTCCCATGTCGCGATACCGACCGACGAACGCAGCCTGGATGAGATTCGGGCCAACGACCTGGTGCCGTTTGCCAGGCTAAGCAAGCAACTGGCGGCAGTGATGCCCGCTCATGTGATTTACCCACAGGTTGATTCACAGCCCGCGGGCTTTTCCCGCCTTTGGCTGCAAGATATCTTGCGTGGCGAATTGAAGTTCGATGGCGTGATCTTCAGTGATGACCTGTCCATGGCCGGCGCCCATGTAGTTGGGGACGCGGCGAGTCGTATCGAAGCGGCGCTTTCGGCAGGGTGTGACATGGGTTTGGTGTGTAACGATCGTGTGGCGGCTGAACTGGCCCTCAGCGCGGTGCAGCGGATGAAGGTCACGCCATCGCTGCGAATCGCGCGGATGCGCGGGCAGGCCTATGCCACCACTGAATACCGTCAGCACCCGCGCTGGCTGGCAGCGCTTGAAGCATTGCGCGCTGCCCAACTGATCGATTAA
- a CDS encoding TetR/AcrR family transcriptional regulator, with protein sequence MAQSETVERILDAAEQLFAEKGFAETSLRLITSKASVNLAAVNYHFGSKKALIQAVFSRFLGPFCVSLDRELERRQTKPEHKPTLEELLEILVEQALAVQPRSNNDLSIFMRLLGLAFSQSQGHLRRYLEDMYGKVFRRYMLLVNEAAPRIPPIELFWRVHFMLGAAAFSMSGIKALRAIAETDFGVNTSIEQVMRLMVPFLAAGMRAETGVTDDAMVSAQLKPRSKSPVAAKV encoded by the coding sequence ATGGCCCAGTCGGAAACAGTAGAACGCATCCTTGATGCTGCTGAGCAGTTGTTTGCGGAGAAAGGCTTTGCCGAAACTTCGCTGCGGTTGATTACCAGCAAAGCATCCGTCAATTTGGCGGCCGTGAATTATCACTTCGGTTCGAAGAAGGCCTTGATTCAAGCGGTGTTCTCGCGCTTTCTCGGGCCTTTCTGCGTCAGCCTAGACCGTGAGCTGGAGCGCCGTCAGACCAAGCCCGAACACAAACCTACGCTGGAAGAGCTGCTGGAAATCCTTGTCGAGCAAGCCTTGGCAGTCCAGCCTCGCAGCAACAACGATCTTTCTATATTCATGCGTTTGCTCGGTCTCGCGTTCAGCCAGAGCCAAGGCCACTTGCGGCGTTACCTTGAAGACATGTACGGCAAAGTCTTCCGGCGCTACATGCTGTTGGTCAACGAAGCCGCACCGCGCATTCCCCCGATCGAGCTGTTCTGGCGTGTGCATTTTATGCTCGGGGCGGCAGCCTTCAGCATGTCCGGGATCAAAGCTTTGCGCGCCATTGCCGAAACGGATTTCGGCGTGAACACCTCTATCGAACAGGTGATGCGACTGATGGTGCCGTTCCTGGCAGCTGGCATGCGCGCCGAAACCGGTGTCACCGACGATGCGATGGTTTCAGCACAGCTCAAGCCTCGCAGCAAAAGCCCGGTAGCCGCCAAGGTTTAG
- the lexA gene encoding transcriptional repressor LexA: protein MLKLTPRQAEILGFIKRCLEDHGYPPTRAEIAQELGFKSPNAAEEHLKALARKGAIEMTPGASRGIRIPGFEAKSEESSLPIIGRVAAGAPILAQQHIEESCNINPAFFHPAADYLLRVHGMSMKDVGIFDGDLIAVHTCREARNGQIVVARIGDEVTVKRFKREGSKVWLIAENPDFAPIEVNLKDQELVIEGLSVGVIRR from the coding sequence ATGCTGAAACTGACGCCACGCCAAGCCGAAATTCTGGGTTTCATCAAACGCTGCCTTGAAGACCACGGCTATCCACCGACCCGTGCGGAAATCGCTCAGGAACTCGGCTTTAAATCGCCCAACGCAGCGGAAGAACACCTCAAGGCGCTAGCCCGCAAGGGCGCCATCGAGATGACCCCTGGTGCTTCCCGAGGCATTCGAATTCCGGGCTTTGAAGCCAAATCAGAAGAAAGCAGCCTGCCCATTATCGGTCGCGTCGCTGCTGGTGCCCCGATCCTTGCGCAGCAACATATTGAAGAGTCCTGCAACATCAACCCGGCCTTTTTCCACCCCGCTGCCGACTATCTGTTACGCGTCCACGGCATGAGCATGAAAGACGTCGGCATTTTCGACGGTGATCTGATTGCCGTGCACACCTGCCGCGAAGCGCGTAACGGGCAGATCGTGGTCGCTCGGATAGGCGACGAAGTAACGGTAAAACGTTTCAAGCGAGAAGGCAGCAAGGTCTGGCTGATTGCCGAAAACCCTGATTTCGCCCCTATCGAAGTGAACCTTAAAGATCAGGAGTTGGTGATCGAAGGTTTGAGCGTCGGCGTCATTCGCCGCTAA
- the sulA gene encoding SOS-induced cell division inhibitor SulA, giving the protein MQFHQAPQHAQLPLFEAFMAQPIAPLLTDVVETPWNTAPEAFSELSLRGAAGNCLNLLAPILRELSQDQDARWLTLIAPPSSLTQAWLRDAGLNRERILLLQPRGIQSALQLTCEALRLGRSHTVVSWINPINGVGRQQLISAARIGDAQSLNIRLG; this is encoded by the coding sequence ATGCAGTTCCACCAAGCCCCACAGCATGCTCAATTACCACTGTTCGAGGCATTTATGGCACAGCCCATCGCCCCGCTGCTTACAGATGTGGTCGAAACGCCCTGGAATACAGCGCCAGAAGCTTTTAGTGAACTGTCGTTGCGCGGCGCGGCCGGGAACTGCCTCAACCTTTTGGCGCCCATTCTGCGGGAATTGAGTCAGGATCAGGATGCGCGATGGCTAACGCTGATTGCACCCCCGTCTAGCCTGACTCAGGCCTGGCTGCGTGACGCGGGGCTCAACCGAGAGCGGATTCTACTGCTTCAACCGCGTGGCATTCAAAGCGCACTGCAGTTGACGTGTGAAGCCCTGCGCTTGGGCCGCAGCCACACAGTGGTTAGCTGGATCAATCCGATCAATGGCGTGGGACGCCAACAACTGATCAGTGCGGCCAGGATCGGCGATGCGCAAAGTTTGAATATTCGACTGGGCTGA
- a CDS encoding DUF6586 family protein translates to MAHELYTRTNQKIYFAGLALEALGKAEDSRAMNAQALIQSERECALFHLYGALLGLCHEIAGFYRLPQANAPRAEMLLTQEVLSAVAIPEMAELIELAQHSQTWLAQLLAAYNALFQPPRAPKKPKGDVTQPSIIAISLGDEPAPALTRTEMEDWRQQLKGLTVRFREGLSEC, encoded by the coding sequence ATGGCCCATGAGCTTTATACCCGCACCAACCAGAAAATCTATTTCGCTGGGCTCGCCCTGGAAGCGCTTGGCAAAGCTGAAGACAGCCGCGCCATGAATGCACAGGCGCTGATCCAGTCCGAGCGCGAATGTGCGTTGTTTCATTTGTATGGCGCCTTGCTGGGCCTTTGCCATGAAATCGCCGGTTTCTATCGTTTGCCTCAGGCCAATGCACCCCGGGCAGAAATGTTGCTGACGCAGGAGGTGTTGAGCGCCGTTGCGATTCCTGAAATGGCAGAACTGATCGAACTGGCTCAGCATTCGCAAACCTGGCTGGCTCAGTTGTTGGCGGCGTATAACGCGCTGTTCCAGCCGCCTCGGGCACCGAAGAAGCCAAAGGGTGACGTGACTCAGCCGTCTATCATTGCCATCAGCCTAGGTGACGAGCCTGCTCCTGCCTTGACTCGCACGGAAATGGAAGACTGGCGTCAGCAGCTCAAGGGTCTGACGGTTCGTTTTCGCGAAGGGCTCAGTGAATGCTGA
- the topA gene encoding type I DNA topoisomerase has product MGKSLVIVESPAKAKTINKYLGNQYVVKSSIGHIRDLPTSGSASASKEPAAKRGKAAVGEGPVLTPKEKAKRQLVSRMGVDPDHGWKAKYEILPGKEKVIEELRRLAKDADIIYLATDLDREGEAIAWHLREAIGGDDSRYKRVVFNEITKKAIQEAFSKPGELDIDRVNAQQARRFLDRVVGYMVSPLLWQKVARGLSAGRVQSVAVKLVVEREREIRAFNPEEYWEIHADLGTAKGANVRFEVARENGEAFKPLNETTAMAALEKLKASSYSIVKREDKPTSSKPSAPFITSTLQQAASNRLGYGVKKTMMMAQRLYEAGYITYMRTDSTNLSVDAVTMARAYIETEFGKKYLPEAPNVYSSKEGAQEAHEAIRPSDVNTHPSKLTGMERDAERLYELIWRQFVACQMPPAQYLSTTVSVAAGTFELRAKGRILKFDGYTRVLPQMAKPGDDDVLPDMGQGDNLKLNKIDPTQHFTKPPARYSEASLVKEMEKRGIGRPSTYAAIISTIQDRGYVALHNRRFYSEKMGDIVTGRLSESFSNLMDYGFTAGMEENLDDVAQGQRDWKNVLDEFYGDFKKKLEVAEAADSGMRANQPVMTDIACKVCGRPMQIRTASTGVFLGCSGYSLPPKERCKATVNLTPGDEIAEDDEGESESRVLRGKHRCHICSTAMDAYLLDEKHKLHICGNNPDCVGYEVEEGTYRIKGYEGPSLECDKCGSEMQLKTGRFGKFFGCTNPECKNTRKLLKSGEAAGPKMDPVKMPELKCEKVTDTYILRDGASGLFLAASQFPKNRETRAPLVIEIVPHRDEIDPKYHFLCDAPKKDPDGHPAVIRYSRKTKEQYVQTEVEGKPTGWRAFYDGKAWKVEDKR; this is encoded by the coding sequence ATGGGCAAATCGCTGGTCATCGTGGAATCCCCGGCTAAGGCCAAGACCATCAACAAGTACTTGGGTAACCAGTACGTGGTGAAGTCGAGTATCGGCCATATCCGAGACTTGCCCACCAGCGGTTCGGCTAGCGCCAGCAAAGAGCCTGCTGCCAAGCGCGGCAAGGCTGCTGTGGGCGAGGGGCCTGTCCTGACACCTAAAGAAAAGGCCAAGCGCCAGCTTGTGTCGCGGATGGGTGTCGATCCTGATCACGGCTGGAAAGCCAAGTACGAGATCCTTCCTGGTAAAGAGAAAGTGATCGAAGAGCTGCGCCGGCTTGCCAAAGATGCTGACATCATCTATCTCGCAACCGACTTGGATCGCGAGGGGGAAGCCATTGCCTGGCACCTGCGCGAAGCCATCGGTGGTGATGACAGCCGCTACAAGCGTGTGGTGTTCAACGAGATCACCAAGAAAGCAATCCAGGAAGCCTTCTCTAAACCGGGCGAATTGGATATTGATCGGGTCAATGCGCAACAAGCACGTCGATTCCTCGACCGCGTCGTGGGTTACATGGTCTCGCCGCTGCTCTGGCAGAAAGTTGCCCGTGGCCTGTCGGCAGGTCGCGTTCAATCGGTTGCGGTGAAGCTGGTGGTGGAACGCGAACGGGAAATCCGCGCGTTCAACCCCGAAGAATATTGGGAAATCCACGCAGACCTCGGCACCGCCAAGGGCGCAAACGTGCGTTTCGAAGTCGCTCGTGAAAACGGCGAAGCGTTCAAACCGCTGAACGAAACCACCGCCATGGCCGCGCTGGAGAAGCTCAAGGCTTCCAGCTACAGCATCGTCAAGCGCGAAGATAAGCCGACCAGCAGCAAACCGTCGGCGCCGTTCATCACGTCCACATTGCAACAGGCCGCCAGCAACCGCCTGGGCTATGGCGTGAAGAAAACCATGATGATGGCCCAGCGCTTGTACGAAGCGGGTTACATCACCTACATGCGTACCGACTCGACTAATCTGTCGGTCGATGCCGTGACCATGGCTCGCGCTTACATCGAAACCGAGTTCGGCAAGAAATACCTGCCGGAGGCGCCAAACGTCTACAGCAGCAAAGAAGGCGCACAAGAGGCTCACGAAGCGATTCGTCCTTCAGACGTCAACACCCACCCTAGCAAGCTGACGGGGATGGAGCGTGACGCTGAGCGCCTCTATGAGCTTATCTGGCGCCAATTCGTTGCCTGCCAGATGCCTCCGGCGCAATACCTGTCGACTACCGTCAGTGTCGCCGCTGGGACCTTCGAGTTGCGGGCCAAGGGCCGCATCCTCAAGTTCGACGGTTACACCCGCGTTCTGCCGCAGATGGCCAAGCCGGGCGACGACGATGTGTTGCCCGACATGGGGCAGGGCGACAACCTCAAGCTCAACAAGATTGACCCGACCCAGCACTTCACCAAGCCGCCTGCGCGTTACTCCGAAGCGAGTTTGGTCAAAGAAATGGAAAAACGCGGAATTGGCCGTCCATCGACCTACGCCGCGATCATTTCAACTATTCAGGATCGAGGCTACGTGGCGCTGCATAACCGCCGCTTCTATTCCGAAAAAATGGGCGACATCGTTACCGGGCGCCTGTCTGAAAGCTTTTCCAATCTCATGGACTACGGTTTTACCGCCGGCATGGAAGAGAACCTCGATGACGTCGCTCAAGGTCAGCGCGACTGGAAAAACGTCCTCGACGAGTTCTACGGTGACTTCAAGAAAAAACTTGAAGTGGCCGAGGCTGCCGACAGCGGCATGCGCGCCAACCAACCGGTGATGACCGATATCGCCTGTAAGGTGTGCGGTCGCCCGATGCAAATCCGTACCGCCTCCACCGGCGTGTTCCTCGGTTGTTCCGGTTACAGCCTGCCGCCGAAAGAGCGCTGCAAGGCAACGGTCAATCTGACGCCAGGCGATGAAATCGCCGAGGACGATGAAGGCGAGTCTGAATCCCGTGTATTGCGTGGCAAGCACCGTTGCCACATCTGCAGCACGGCGATGGACGCTTACCTGCTGGACGAGAAACACAAGCTGCACATTTGCGGAAATAACCCTGATTGCGTGGGTTATGAAGTTGAAGAGGGCACCTACCGGATCAAGGGCTATGAAGGCCCGAGCCTGGAATGTGACAAGTGCGGCAGCGAGATGCAGCTCAAGACCGGTCGTTTCGGCAAGTTCTTCGGCTGCACCAACCCCGAGTGCAAAAACACCCGCAAACTGCTGAAAAGCGGTGAAGCGGCCGGGCCGAAAATGGACCCGGTGAAGATGCCTGAGCTAAAGTGCGAGAAGGTTACCGACACCTATATCTTGCGTGACGGTGCTTCAGGTTTGTTCCTGGCCGCCAGTCAGTTCCCGAAAAATCGCGAGACCCGTGCGCCACTGGTGATCGAGATTGTTCCTCACCGGGACGAAATCGACCCCAAGTATCACTTCCTCTGCGACGCGCCGAAGAAGGATCCGGACGGGCACCCAGCGGTGATACGTTACAGCCGCAAAACCAAAGAGCAATATGTGCAGACTGAAGTGGAAGGCAAGCCGACAGGCTGGCGTGCGTTCTACGACGGTAAGGCCTGGAAGGTCGAAGACAAACGTTGA
- a CDS encoding DUF1653 domain-containing protein, which produces MQLQPGLYRHYKGPEYRVFSIARNSETEEEVVFYQALYGDYGLWVRPLSMFLESVEVDGEQVPRFALVQAEPSLFSRP; this is translated from the coding sequence ATGCAGTTACAGCCTGGACTCTATCGCCATTACAAGGGCCCTGAGTACCGCGTATTCAGCATCGCCCGAAACTCCGAAACCGAAGAAGAAGTGGTGTTCTATCAAGCGCTCTATGGCGATTACGGCCTTTGGGTACGTCCCTTGAGCATGTTCCTGGAGTCCGTCGAAGTTGACGGCGAACAGGTGCCACGCTTTGCTTTGGTTCAAGCCGAACCGAGCCTGTTTTCAAGGCCTTGA
- the fadA gene encoding acetyl-CoA C-acyltransferase FadA — translation MSLNPRDVVIVDFGRTPMGRSKGGMHRNTRAEDMSAHLISKLLERNVKVDPAEVEDVIWGCVNQTLEQGWNIARMTSLLTQIPHTAAAQTVSRLCGSSMSALHTAAQAIMTGNGDVFVVGGVEHMGHVSMMHGVDPNPHMSLYAAKASGMMGLTAEMLGKMHGITREAQDAFGLRSHQLAYKATIEGKFKDEIIPMHGYDENGFLKMFDYDETIRPDTTLESLAALKPAFNPKGGTVTAGTSSQITDGASCMIVMSAQRAHDLGIQPMAVIRSMAVAGVDPAIMGYGPVPATQKALKRAGLNITDIDFFELNEAFAAQALPVLKDLKVLDKMNEKVNLHGGAIALGHPFGCSGARISGTLLNVMKQNGGNLGVATMCIGLGQGIATVFERV, via the coding sequence ATGAGCTTGAATCCGAGAGACGTCGTGATTGTTGACTTCGGTCGCACCCCGATGGGCCGCTCCAAGGGTGGCATGCACCGTAATACCCGCGCTGAAGATATGTCCGCGCACCTGATCAGCAAATTGCTGGAGCGCAACGTCAAGGTTGACCCTGCGGAAGTTGAAGACGTGATCTGGGGTTGTGTAAACCAGACCCTGGAACAGGGCTGGAACATCGCCCGCATGACGTCACTGCTGACTCAGATTCCGCACACCGCCGCTGCGCAGACGGTCAGCCGCCTGTGTGGTTCGTCCATGAGTGCGCTGCACACTGCCGCGCAAGCGATCATGACCGGTAACGGCGATGTGTTCGTGGTCGGCGGTGTCGAACACATGGGCCACGTCAGCATGATGCACGGTGTAGATCCGAACCCGCACATGTCGCTGTACGCTGCCAAGGCGTCGGGGATGATGGGGCTGACTGCAGAGATGCTCGGTAAAATGCACGGCATCACCCGCGAAGCCCAGGATGCTTTTGGTCTGCGTTCGCATCAGTTGGCCTACAAGGCAACGATCGAAGGTAAGTTCAAAGACGAAATTATCCCGATGCACGGGTATGACGAGAATGGCTTCCTGAAAATGTTCGACTACGACGAAACCATTCGTCCGGATACAACATTGGAAAGCCTGGCCGCCTTGAAACCGGCCTTCAACCCTAAAGGCGGTACGGTAACGGCGGGCACCTCCTCGCAAATCACCGACGGTGCATCGTGCATGATTGTCATGTCGGCACAGCGTGCTCACGACCTCGGTATTCAGCCTATGGCGGTGATTCGCTCGATGGCGGTGGCCGGTGTGGACCCTGCAATCATGGGCTATGGTCCGGTGCCAGCGACCCAAAAAGCCTTGAAGCGTGCAGGCCTTAATATTACTGATATCGACTTCTTCGAGCTTAACGAAGCTTTCGCCGCACAGGCCCTGCCAGTGCTGAAAGATTTGAAAGTGCTCGACAAGATGAACGAGAAGGTTAACCTGCACGGCGGCGCTATCGCTCTTGGCCATCCATTTGGGTGTTCTGGTGCTCGTATCTCCGGTACGTTACTGAACGTCATGAAACAGAATGGCGGGAACCTTGGCGTTGCTACCATGTGCATTGGCCTCGGTCAGGGCATTGCCACCGTCTTCGAACGCGTTTAA
- the fadB gene encoding fatty acid oxidation complex subunit alpha FadB, which produces MIYEGKAITVKALESGIVELKFDLKGESVNKFNRLTLNELRQAVDSIKADGSIKGVIVSSGKDVFIVGADITEFVENFKLPDAELVAGNLEANKIFSDFEDLGVPTVVAINGIALGGGFEMCLAADFRVMSSSAKVGLPEVKLGLYPGFGGTVRLPRLIGADNAIEWIASGKENRAEDALKVGAVDAVVAPEKLAEAALDLIKRAISGEFDHKARRQPKLDKLKLNAIEQMMAFETAKGFVAGQAGPNYPAPVEAIKSIQKAANFGRDKALEIEAAGFVKMAKTSAAQSLIGLFLNDQELKKKAKIYDEVAKDVKQAAVLGAGIMGGGIAYQSAVKGTPILMKDIREDAIQLGLNEASKLLGNRVDKGRLTSAKMAVALNAIRPTLSYGDFGTVDFVVEAVVENPKIKQAVLAEVEGQVKDDTILASNTSTISISLLAKALKRPENFVGMHFFNPVHMMPLVEVIRGEKSSEVAVATAVAYAKKIGKNPIVVNDCPGFLVNRVLFPYFGGFAKLVSAGVDFVRIDKVMEKFGWPMGPAYLMDVVGIDTGHHGRDVMAEGFPDRMKDDRRSAVDVLYEANRLGQKNGKGFYAYEMDKKGKPKKVTDAAVLEVLKPIVYEQREVSDDDIINWLMIPLCLETVRCLEDGIVDTAAEADMGLIYGIGFPPFRGGALRYIDSVGVAEFVALADKYADLGALYHPTAKLREMAENGQSFFG; this is translated from the coding sequence ATGATTTACGAAGGTAAAGCCATCACGGTTAAGGCCCTTGAAAGTGGCATCGTCGAACTGAAGTTCGATCTCAAGGGTGAGTCCGTCAACAAGTTCAACCGTCTAACCCTAAACGAACTGCGTCAGGCCGTAGATAGCATCAAGGCTGATGGTTCGATCAAAGGTGTGATCGTCAGCAGTGGCAAAGACGTTTTCATCGTCGGCGCCGACATCACCGAGTTCGTCGAGAACTTCAAGTTGCCGGATGCTGAGCTGGTGGCTGGCAACCTCGAAGCCAACAAGATCTTCAGCGATTTCGAAGACCTCGGTGTTCCAACCGTCGTAGCCATCAATGGAATCGCGCTAGGCGGCGGTTTTGAAATGTGCTTGGCGGCTGACTTCCGTGTCATGTCGAGCAGCGCCAAAGTCGGTTTGCCTGAAGTCAAACTGGGCTTGTACCCCGGTTTCGGCGGCACCGTTCGTTTGCCGCGCCTTATTGGCGCCGATAACGCCATCGAGTGGATCGCTTCAGGCAAGGAAAACCGTGCTGAAGACGCGCTGAAAGTCGGCGCGGTCGATGCGGTTGTTGCGCCAGAGAAGTTGGCCGAAGCTGCGCTGGATTTGATCAAACGCGCTATTTCCGGCGAGTTCGATCACAAGGCCAGGCGTCAGCCTAAGCTGGACAAGCTCAAGCTCAACGCTATTGAACAGATGATGGCGTTCGAAACGGCTAAGGGTTTCGTTGCGGGGCAGGCTGGCCCGAACTACCCAGCACCGGTTGAGGCGATCAAGTCTATCCAGAAAGCCGCCAACTTTGGCCGTGACAAGGCGCTGGAAATCGAAGCCGCCGGCTTCGTCAAAATGGCCAAGACCTCGGCTGCGCAGAGCTTGATCGGCCTGTTCCTGAACGATCAGGAACTGAAGAAAAAAGCCAAGATCTACGATGAGGTCGCAAAAGACGTGAAACAGGCCGCCGTACTCGGCGCCGGGATCATGGGCGGCGGCATTGCCTATCAGTCGGCCGTCAAAGGCACGCCGATCCTGATGAAGGATATTCGCGAAGACGCCATTCAATTGGGTCTGAACGAAGCGTCCAAGCTGTTGGGCAATCGTGTCGACAAAGGTCGTTTGACCTCGGCGAAGATGGCCGTCGCGCTAAACGCGATTCGTCCTACGCTTTCCTACGGCGATTTCGGCACCGTCGACTTCGTGGTTGAAGCCGTGGTCGAGAACCCAAAGATCAAGCAAGCGGTACTGGCCGAAGTAGAAGGTCAAGTTAAAGACGATACGATTCTGGCGTCGAATACTTCGACCATCTCTATCAGTCTGTTGGCCAAAGCCCTAAAGCGTCCGGAAAACTTCGTCGGCATGCACTTCTTCAACCCAGTGCACATGATGCCGCTGGTGGAAGTCATTCGTGGCGAGAAGTCCAGCGAAGTAGCAGTAGCAACCGCTGTGGCCTACGCCAAGAAAATCGGTAAAAACCCGATCGTGGTCAATGACTGCCCAGGCTTCCTGGTCAACCGTGTGCTGTTCCCGTACTTCGGCGGTTTCGCCAAACTGGTCAGCGCCGGCGTGGATTTCGTCCGTATCGACAAGGTGATGGAAAAATTCGGCTGGCCAATGGGCCCGGCGTACCTGATGGACGTGGTCGGTATCGACACCGGTCACCACGGTCGCGACGTGATGGCTGAAGGTTTCCCTGATCGCATGAAGGACGACCGTCGTTCGGCGGTAGACGTGCTTTACGAAGCCAATCGTCTGGGCCAGAAAAACGGCAAGGGTTTCTACGCGTACGAAATGGACAAGAAAGGCAAGCCGAAGAAAGTCACGGATGCCGCTGTGCTTGAAGTCCTTAAGCCGATTGTCTACGAACAACGCGAAGTGTCCGACGACGACATTATCAACTGGTTGATGATTCCGCTGTGCTTGGAAACGGTTCGTTGCCTGGAAGACGGCATCGTTGACACTGCTGCCGAAGCCGATATGGGCTTGATCTACGGCATCGGTTTCCCTCCTTTCCGTGGCGGTGCGCTGCGATACATCGACTCCGTTGGTGTGGCCGAATTCGTTGCCCTGGCTGACAAATATGCTGATCTGGGCGCCTTGTACCACCCGACCGCGAAGCTGCGTGAGATGGCCGAAAATGGCCAAAGCTTCTTCGGTTAA